The sequence below is a genomic window from Burkholderia contaminans.
AATCGTCGGCGGCTTCCTGGTGCCGCATGACCCCGTGATGTTCGTCGCGCCGGAAGCACCGGCGCCGGCCGTGCGCGAGCGCATGTGGAGTGCCTTCAGGCAGTGTGCCGAGCGGTTGGCGGCGCTCGAGCCCACCAGCGTAGTGATCGTGGGCGCAGACCATTACATGCTGTTCGGCACGACTTGCCTTCCGAGCTATTTGATCGGCACCGGTGATGTCGACGGTCCGCTCGATGCAATGCCAGGCCTCAAGCGCGGCGTGATTCCGAACAACGAAGCGCTCGCTACCCACATCGCCGCCGATGGTCTTGCACGCGGGTTCGACTGGGCGGTGGCGCGTGCATTGACGGTGGATCACGCAGTTGGCATTCCAAATCAAATGATCGTGCAGCCGTTGCGCGAGGCGGGCATGGCGGTCGGCACGATCCCAGTTTATGTGGCCGCAGGTGTGGACCCGTACATCCGCATCGGGCGGGCTGTTGAGGTCGGTCGCCAGATTCGCGAAGCAGTCGAATCTTTCCCTGCGGACGAGCGTGTAGTGGTGATTGGCAGCGGTGGCATCAGCCACTGGGTTGGCACGGCCGAGATGGGGCGCGTCAACGAAACATTCGATCGCGAGATTATCGACTACGCCGTGCGAGGCGACACAGCCGCGCTCGCAGCGCTGAGCGACGACTACATCCTCGCGAACGGCGGCAACGGCGGCATGGAAATTCGCAACTGGGCTTGCGCGATGGGTGCCCTGGAGGGGGCTCGCGGTGAGGTCCTGGCCTATGAGGCGGTGCCTGAATGGGTGACTGGCCTCGGCTTTGTACAACTGCACTGCCAATGAGGCAAACGGAAGGTAGATATGAGCAACAAGGTTTTCCTGATTAAGCGCGAT
It includes:
- a CDS encoding protocatechuate 3,4-dioxygenase, encoding MGQIVGGFLVPHDPVMFVAPEAPAPAVRERMWSAFRQCAERLAALEPTSVVIVGADHYMLFGTTCLPSYLIGTGDVDGPLDAMPGLKRGVIPNNEALATHIAADGLARGFDWAVARALTVDHAVGIPNQMIVQPLREAGMAVGTIPVYVAAGVDPYIRIGRAVEVGRQIREAVESFPADERVVVIGSGGISHWVGTAEMGRVNETFDREIIDYAVRGDTAALAALSDDYILANGGNGGMEIRNWACAMGALEGARGEVLAYEAVPEWVTGLGFVQLHCQ